In one Thunnus maccoyii chromosome 12, fThuMac1.1, whole genome shotgun sequence genomic region, the following are encoded:
- the lamc2 gene encoding laminin subunit gamma-2 isoform X2, translating into MWGDSGLQCVNCQGNSEGRECERCKDGFYQERAAVSCTPCNCNTTGSVSATCDSRGRCSCKEGVTGDKCNSCPDGPIGPDGCRQRRQPREDAGSQSPPCFCYGHSSRCSAQSGYSAYNITTTFADGPDGWRAATAHGVTPHDVHFRWSPKHQDLEVISKNSLPVYLYAPAPYLGNQLLSYGQKFIFSLRLDRGVRHPSTNDVILEGAGGLRVSASLGDLRSIVPCGQKITYSFRLDERPGSRWRPQLSSFQFQTLLQDITAIKIRATFGENGRGYLDNVKLESARRGSGVPAGWVQTCTCPQGYEGESCERCAAGFRRTTPADGAFSSCEPCNCRGGSCDPQTGDCYSADETPGDRSCSEGFYRDPLPQACVKCPCPEGVSCSLPAGSLSPRCDLCPPGTTGSRCDVCEEGFYGDPGRGDSVRRPCRPCQCNGHIDVSVAGSCDRNSGECLKCVNNTRGRSCETCRPGFYHRRPTDACKPCDCDVVGSESRQCDDSGRCQCRPGFEGSRCERSNCPACFSPIKVKMEAYAAKLKELQRLFSEMDGGLKPTNSAEMEATLRAMDELVNDMQDSTEQLTEMEEDLKAQLSSISRSQLTVGQDIQNMANAADDIKQQQQTYKTKVETVQTLTEEMRRKLEEAKTKLQSAEFPLGDAPLGSNFLSSLVQTAMSLADKHQTKADAVERSANEALSDSEKSLSLVRTLMNKENKVKELIGDLKTTYDQISAQAKGLENRATRLSGEARDESKMADGMLKDIANMERDVPSPLKEELDAMVTRLDGLKEAVDGSILGYEALQDSVQRDKAATENLLAKGKSAQQEFDKLRDRVDVAKVNTEGALQRITNNMGELDDALNTLKGFDQQIDGSRSLADAAIERLPAINATIQQAVNNNAETLSVLGDVSDDYNNALGTINLLENLVNSLEGTFGSLPSHAGLANEATKLNQDATGLRGDAATTARDLAFELNNARGQEADAQEAAVGAAAAFNNARDAKDAVGKTLRDISSMLANMNKPGVVDESHLKRLEDSLANAQRDVEGQLRPRLRDMEDQEAAQRRRLHGINTDIDTILGDITNLEDILRAIPKGCYNSPPIEEA; encoded by the exons ATGTGGGGCGACAGCGGTCTGCAATGCGTCAACTGTCAGGGAAACTCTGAAGGCCGCGAATGCGAGCGCTGCAAGGACGGATTTTACCAGGAGAGGGCAGCAGTGAGCTGCACGCCCTGCAACTGCAACACAACAG GTTCTGTCAGCGCTACGTGTGACAGCAGGGGGCGCTGCAGCTGTAAGGAAGGAGTCACCGGAGACAAATGTAACAGCTGCCCCGACGGACCGATCGGACCAGACGGCTGCCGGCAAAG ACGTCAGCCCAGAGAGGATGCTGGGAGTCAGAGTCCACCGTGTTTCTGTTACGGTCACAGCAGCCGGTGTTCTGCACAGTCCGGTTACTCCGCCTACAACATCACCACCACCTTCGCCGACG gtcCCGATGGTTGGCGGGCGGCGACGGCGCACGGCGTCACCCCCCACGATGTCCACTTTCGCTGGTCACCAAAACACCAGGACCTGGAGGTGATCTCCAAAAACAGCCTGCCGGTTTACCTGTACGCACCAG ctccttaCCTCGGGAACCAGTTGCTAAGTTACGGTCAGAAGTTCATCTTCTCGTTGCGTCTGGACCGCGGCGTTCGACACCCGTCCACCAACGATGTGATCCTGGAAGGAGCCGGCGGCCTGCGGGTCTCCGCCTCGCTGGGTGACCTGCGCTCCATCGTCCCCTGTGGACAGAAGATCACCTACAGCTTCAG ACTGGACGAGCGGCCCGGCAGCAGATGGAGGCCTCAGCTCTCCTCCTTCCAGTTTCAGACGCTCCTCCAGGACATCACCGCCATCAAGATACGAGCCACGTTCGGAGAAAACG GACGCGGTTACCTCGACAACGTGAAGCTGGAGTCGGCTCGGCGGGGGTCCGGCGTCCCCGCCGGCTGGGTGCAGACCTGCACCTGTCCTCAGGGATACGAGGGTGAGTCCTGCGAGCGATGCGCCGCGGGTTTCAGACGTACGACCCCCGCCGACGGAGCCTTCAGCTCCTGCGAGCCCTGCAATTGCAGAGGAGGCAGCTGCGACCCGCAGACGGGAGACTGTTACTCTGCTGACGAGACGCCGGGCGATCGGAGCTGCTCGGAGGGGTTTTACAGAGACCCGCTGCCTCAAGCCTGTGTGAAGTGTCCCTGTCCGGAGGGAGTGTCCTGCTCGCTGCCCGCCGGATCACTGTCACCCCGCTGTGACCTCTGCCCCCCCGGAACCACCG GCTCTCGCTGTGACGTCTGTGAGGAGGGGTTTTACGGCGACCCCGGGAGGGGCGACAGCGTGCGGCGGCCCTGCAGACCCTGTCAGTGCAACGGACACATCGATGTCAGCGTGGCGGGAAGCTGCGATCGCAACAGCGGCGAATGTCTGAAGTGTGTGAACAACACGCGGGGACGGAGCTGCGAGACGTGTCGGCCGGGTTTCTACCACAGACGACCGACCGACGCCTGCAAAC CGTGTGACTGCGACGTCGTCGGATCTGAGTCGCGACAGTGTGATGATTCAGGTCGCTGTCAGTGCAGACCGGGCTTCGAGGGTTCAAGGTGTGAACGGTCCAACTGTCCCGCCTGTTTCAGCCCCATCAAAGTAAAG ATGGAGGCCTACGCTGCCAAACTGAAGGAGTTACAGAGACTGTTCTCAGAGATGGACGGAGGTTTGAAACCAACCAACAGCGCCGAGATGGAGGCGACTCTGAGAGCCATGGACGAGCTGGTGAACGACATGCAGGACAGCACCGAGCAGCTCACAG AAATGGAGGAGGATCTGAAGGCTCAGCTGTCGTCCATCAGCCGGAGTCAGCTGACCGTCGGGCAGGACATCCAGAACATGGCCAACGCCGCGGACGACatcaaacaacaacagcagacgTACAAGACGAAGGTGGAGACGGTCCAGACGCTGACGGAGGAGATGAGACGGAAACTGGAAGAGGCGAAGACCAAGCTGCAATCAGCT GAGTTTCCTCTCGGAGATGCTCCGCTGGGTTCAAACTTCCTCTCTTCGTTGGTGCAGACAGCGATGAGCCTTGCCGATAA ACATCAGACGAAGGCGGATGCGGTGGAGCGAAGCGCCAACGAGGCTCTGAGCGACTCAGAGAAGAGTTTGTCTCTGGTCCGAACGCTCATGAACAAAGAGAACAAAGTCAAAGAGCTGATTGGAGATCTGAAAACCAC gtacGACCAGATCTCGGCTCAGGCGAAGGGCTTGGAGAACCGGGCGACCCGTCTTAGCGGCGAGGCCAGAGACGAGAGCAAAATGGCTGACGGCATGCTGAAAGACATCGCCAACATGGAGCGAGACGTCCCGTCACCCCTGAAG GAGGAGTTGGACGCCATGGTGACCAGGTTGGATGGTCTGAAGGAGGCAGTGGATGGGAGCATCCTGGGATACGAGGCGCTGCAGGACAGTGTGCAGCGAGACAAGGCCGCCACTGAGAACCTGCTGGCTAAAGGCAAATCCGCCCAGCAG GAGTTCGACAAGCTGCGGGACAGAGTCGATGTCGCCAAGGTCAACACCGAGGGCGCTCTGCAACGCATCACTAACAACATGGGCGAGCTGGACGACGCCCTAAACACCCTGAAAG gatTCGACCAGCAGATTGACGGCAGCAGGTCTCTGGCTGATGCCGCCATCGAGCGTCTTCCCGCCATCAACGCCACCATCCAGCAGGCCGTCAACAACAACGCAGAGACACTGTCCGTCTTGGGAGATGTGTCTGATGACTACAACAACGCACTGGGAACAATCAACCTGCTGGAGAACCTGGTCAACAGTCTGGAG GGAACATTCGGGTCTTTGCCGTCCCACGCTGGTCTCGCGAATGAAGCCACCAAACTGAACCAGGATGCAACAGGTCTGAGGGGGGACGCGGCCACTACAGCTAGAGATCTGGCTTTTGAGCTGAACAATGCCAGGGGGCAGGAGGCTGACGCTCAGGAG gctgctgTCGGAGCGGCTGCAGCTTTCAACAACGCCAGAGACGCCAAAGACGCTGTGGGAAAAACACTACGAGACATCAGCAGCATGCTGGCTAACATGA acAAACCCGGCGTTGTGGACGAGTCACATCTGAAGCGGCTGGAGGACTCTCTGGCCAACGCTCAGAGGGACGTGGAGGGCCAGCTGAGGCCTCGGCTGAGAGACATGGAGGACCAGGAGGCCGCCCAGCGACGCCGGCTGCACGGCATCAACACGGACATCGACACCATCCTGGGAGACATCACTAACCTGGAGGACATCCTGAGGGCCATCCCCAAAGGCTGCTACAACAGCCCGCCCATCGAGGAGGCCTGA
- the nmnat2 gene encoding nicotinamide/nicotinic acid mononucleotide adenylyltransferase 2 isoform X1, with protein sequence MTENTKTHVILLSCGSFNPITKGHIHMFEKAREYLHKTGRFIVIGGIISPVHDSYGKPGLVPSNHRLTMCQLAVQSSDWIRVDPWECYQDTWQTTCSVLEHHRDLMKRVTGCILSNVNTPSTTPVIGQPQNQTPPIYQNHNNMNHKPTAIKLWGKLSESLGRICCVRPHVERFTFVDENANLGTAVRYEEIGESCRQYLKLSRSCVVSSGFLPAVSELLLVCLFPVNMMFTEVCLFPPACLSSVELRILLLCGSDLLESFCIPGLWKDSDMQVIVGDFGIVVVPRDGADTERIMNHSSILRKYKDNIVVVKDDMHHPMSIVSSTKSRLALQHGDGHVVDYLSQPVIDYILQSQLYINASG encoded by the exons aaaAAGCCAGAGAATATCTGCATAAAACAGGGCGTTTCATTGTGATCGGAGGAATCATCTCACCGGTCCACGACTCCTACGGGAAACCT ggtcTGGTGCCCAGCAATCATCGTCTCACCATGTGTCAGCTGGCCGTCCAGTCCTCTGATTGGATCAG GGTGGACCCCTGGGAGTGTTACCAGGACACCTGGCAGACCACCTGCAGCGTGCTGGAGCATCACCGTGACCTCATGAAG AGAGTCACTGGCTGTATCCTGTCCAACGTCAACACGCCGTCAACAACTCCTGTGATTGGTCAGCCACAGAACCAGACTCCACCCATCTACCAGAACCACAACAACATGAATCACAAGCCCACAGCCA tcAAACTGTGGGGGAAGCTCAGTGAGAGTTTGGGAAGGATCTGCTGCGTCCGTCCGCATGTCGAACGCTTCACCTTCGTAG ATGAAAACGCCAACCTGGGGACCGCGGTGAGATACGAGGAGATCGGTGAGTCATGCCGACAGTATCTGAAACTGAGCAGATCCTGTGTTGTGTCCTCTGGTTTCCTTCCTGCTGTGTCTGAACTCCTtctagtttgtttgtttccagtaAACATGATGTTTACTGAGGTGTGTCTCTTTCCTCCTGCCTGTTTGTCGTCTGTAGAGTTGCGCATCTTGCTCCTGTGTGGCAGTGATCTCCTGGAGTCCTTCTGCATCCCTGGCCTGTGGAAGGACAGTGAT ATGCAGGTGATCGTGGGAGATTTTGGGATCGTGGTGGTTCCTCGTGACGGCGCCGACACAGAGAGGATCATGAATCACTCGTCCATCCTCCGCAAGTACAAG GACAACATTGTTGTGGTGAAAGACGATATGCATCACCCCATGTCCATCGTCAGCTCCACTAAGAGCAG acTGGCCCTGCAGCACGGCGACGGCCATGTCGTGGACTACCTGAGTCAGCCGGTCATCGACTACATTCTGCAGAGTCAGCTGTACATCAACGCCTCAGGATAG
- the nmnat2 gene encoding nicotinamide/nicotinic acid mononucleotide adenylyltransferase 2 isoform X2, producing the protein MTENTKTHVILLSCGSFNPITKGHIHMFEKAREYLHKTGRFIVIGGIISPVHDSYGKPGLVPSNHRLTMCQLAVQSSDWIRVDPWECYQDTWQTTCSVLEHHRDLMKRVTGCILSNVNTPSTTPVIGQPQNQTPPIYQNHNNMNHKPTAIKLWGKLSESLGRICCVRPHVERFTFVDENANLGTAVRYEEIELRILLLCGSDLLESFCIPGLWKDSDMQVIVGDFGIVVVPRDGADTERIMNHSSILRKYKDNIVVVKDDMHHPMSIVSSTKSRLALQHGDGHVVDYLSQPVIDYILQSQLYINASG; encoded by the exons aaaAAGCCAGAGAATATCTGCATAAAACAGGGCGTTTCATTGTGATCGGAGGAATCATCTCACCGGTCCACGACTCCTACGGGAAACCT ggtcTGGTGCCCAGCAATCATCGTCTCACCATGTGTCAGCTGGCCGTCCAGTCCTCTGATTGGATCAG GGTGGACCCCTGGGAGTGTTACCAGGACACCTGGCAGACCACCTGCAGCGTGCTGGAGCATCACCGTGACCTCATGAAG AGAGTCACTGGCTGTATCCTGTCCAACGTCAACACGCCGTCAACAACTCCTGTGATTGGTCAGCCACAGAACCAGACTCCACCCATCTACCAGAACCACAACAACATGAATCACAAGCCCACAGCCA tcAAACTGTGGGGGAAGCTCAGTGAGAGTTTGGGAAGGATCTGCTGCGTCCGTCCGCATGTCGAACGCTTCACCTTCGTAG ATGAAAACGCCAACCTGGGGACCGCGGTGAGATACGAGGAGATCG AGTTGCGCATCTTGCTCCTGTGTGGCAGTGATCTCCTGGAGTCCTTCTGCATCCCTGGCCTGTGGAAGGACAGTGAT ATGCAGGTGATCGTGGGAGATTTTGGGATCGTGGTGGTTCCTCGTGACGGCGCCGACACAGAGAGGATCATGAATCACTCGTCCATCCTCCGCAAGTACAAG GACAACATTGTTGTGGTGAAAGACGATATGCATCACCCCATGTCCATCGTCAGCTCCACTAAGAGCAG acTGGCCCTGCAGCACGGCGACGGCCATGTCGTGGACTACCTGAGTCAGCCGGTCATCGACTACATTCTGCAGAGTCAGCTGTACATCAACGCCTCAGGATAG
- the lamc2 gene encoding laminin subunit gamma-2 isoform X1: protein MNISSSSWISLFGVLVAACVVQATYFYHPKCKCNGRARYCMWGDSGLQCVNCQGNSEGRECERCKDGFYQERAAVSCTPCNCNTTGSVSATCDSRGRCSCKEGVTGDKCNSCPDGPIGPDGCRQRRQPREDAGSQSPPCFCYGHSSRCSAQSGYSAYNITTTFADGPDGWRAATAHGVTPHDVHFRWSPKHQDLEVISKNSLPVYLYAPAPYLGNQLLSYGQKFIFSLRLDRGVRHPSTNDVILEGAGGLRVSASLGDLRSIVPCGQKITYSFRLDERPGSRWRPQLSSFQFQTLLQDITAIKIRATFGENGRGYLDNVKLESARRGSGVPAGWVQTCTCPQGYEGESCERCAAGFRRTTPADGAFSSCEPCNCRGGSCDPQTGDCYSADETPGDRSCSEGFYRDPLPQACVKCPCPEGVSCSLPAGSLSPRCDLCPPGTTGSRCDVCEEGFYGDPGRGDSVRRPCRPCQCNGHIDVSVAGSCDRNSGECLKCVNNTRGRSCETCRPGFYHRRPTDACKPCDCDVVGSESRQCDDSGRCQCRPGFEGSRCERSNCPACFSPIKVKMEAYAAKLKELQRLFSEMDGGLKPTNSAEMEATLRAMDELVNDMQDSTEQLTEMEEDLKAQLSSISRSQLTVGQDIQNMANAADDIKQQQQTYKTKVETVQTLTEEMRRKLEEAKTKLQSAEFPLGDAPLGSNFLSSLVQTAMSLADKHQTKADAVERSANEALSDSEKSLSLVRTLMNKENKVKELIGDLKTTYDQISAQAKGLENRATRLSGEARDESKMADGMLKDIANMERDVPSPLKEELDAMVTRLDGLKEAVDGSILGYEALQDSVQRDKAATENLLAKGKSAQQEFDKLRDRVDVAKVNTEGALQRITNNMGELDDALNTLKGFDQQIDGSRSLADAAIERLPAINATIQQAVNNNAETLSVLGDVSDDYNNALGTINLLENLVNSLEGTFGSLPSHAGLANEATKLNQDATGLRGDAATTARDLAFELNNARGQEADAQEAAVGAAAAFNNARDAKDAVGKTLRDISSMLANMNKPGVVDESHLKRLEDSLANAQRDVEGQLRPRLRDMEDQEAAQRRRLHGINTDIDTILGDITNLEDILRAIPKGCYNSPPIEEA, encoded by the exons AtgaacatcagcagcagcagctggattTCACTCTTCGGGGTTTTGGTTGCTGCTTGTGTCGTCCAGGCGACTTATTTTTATCACC caaaatgcaaatgcaatgGCAGAGCTCGGTACTGCATGTGGGGCGACAGCGGTCTGCAATGCGTCAACTGTCAGGGAAACTCTGAAGGCCGCGAATGCGAGCGCTGCAAGGACGGATTTTACCAGGAGAGGGCAGCAGTGAGCTGCACGCCCTGCAACTGCAACACAACAG GTTCTGTCAGCGCTACGTGTGACAGCAGGGGGCGCTGCAGCTGTAAGGAAGGAGTCACCGGAGACAAATGTAACAGCTGCCCCGACGGACCGATCGGACCAGACGGCTGCCGGCAAAG ACGTCAGCCCAGAGAGGATGCTGGGAGTCAGAGTCCACCGTGTTTCTGTTACGGTCACAGCAGCCGGTGTTCTGCACAGTCCGGTTACTCCGCCTACAACATCACCACCACCTTCGCCGACG gtcCCGATGGTTGGCGGGCGGCGACGGCGCACGGCGTCACCCCCCACGATGTCCACTTTCGCTGGTCACCAAAACACCAGGACCTGGAGGTGATCTCCAAAAACAGCCTGCCGGTTTACCTGTACGCACCAG ctccttaCCTCGGGAACCAGTTGCTAAGTTACGGTCAGAAGTTCATCTTCTCGTTGCGTCTGGACCGCGGCGTTCGACACCCGTCCACCAACGATGTGATCCTGGAAGGAGCCGGCGGCCTGCGGGTCTCCGCCTCGCTGGGTGACCTGCGCTCCATCGTCCCCTGTGGACAGAAGATCACCTACAGCTTCAG ACTGGACGAGCGGCCCGGCAGCAGATGGAGGCCTCAGCTCTCCTCCTTCCAGTTTCAGACGCTCCTCCAGGACATCACCGCCATCAAGATACGAGCCACGTTCGGAGAAAACG GACGCGGTTACCTCGACAACGTGAAGCTGGAGTCGGCTCGGCGGGGGTCCGGCGTCCCCGCCGGCTGGGTGCAGACCTGCACCTGTCCTCAGGGATACGAGGGTGAGTCCTGCGAGCGATGCGCCGCGGGTTTCAGACGTACGACCCCCGCCGACGGAGCCTTCAGCTCCTGCGAGCCCTGCAATTGCAGAGGAGGCAGCTGCGACCCGCAGACGGGAGACTGTTACTCTGCTGACGAGACGCCGGGCGATCGGAGCTGCTCGGAGGGGTTTTACAGAGACCCGCTGCCTCAAGCCTGTGTGAAGTGTCCCTGTCCGGAGGGAGTGTCCTGCTCGCTGCCCGCCGGATCACTGTCACCCCGCTGTGACCTCTGCCCCCCCGGAACCACCG GCTCTCGCTGTGACGTCTGTGAGGAGGGGTTTTACGGCGACCCCGGGAGGGGCGACAGCGTGCGGCGGCCCTGCAGACCCTGTCAGTGCAACGGACACATCGATGTCAGCGTGGCGGGAAGCTGCGATCGCAACAGCGGCGAATGTCTGAAGTGTGTGAACAACACGCGGGGACGGAGCTGCGAGACGTGTCGGCCGGGTTTCTACCACAGACGACCGACCGACGCCTGCAAAC CGTGTGACTGCGACGTCGTCGGATCTGAGTCGCGACAGTGTGATGATTCAGGTCGCTGTCAGTGCAGACCGGGCTTCGAGGGTTCAAGGTGTGAACGGTCCAACTGTCCCGCCTGTTTCAGCCCCATCAAAGTAAAG ATGGAGGCCTACGCTGCCAAACTGAAGGAGTTACAGAGACTGTTCTCAGAGATGGACGGAGGTTTGAAACCAACCAACAGCGCCGAGATGGAGGCGACTCTGAGAGCCATGGACGAGCTGGTGAACGACATGCAGGACAGCACCGAGCAGCTCACAG AAATGGAGGAGGATCTGAAGGCTCAGCTGTCGTCCATCAGCCGGAGTCAGCTGACCGTCGGGCAGGACATCCAGAACATGGCCAACGCCGCGGACGACatcaaacaacaacagcagacgTACAAGACGAAGGTGGAGACGGTCCAGACGCTGACGGAGGAGATGAGACGGAAACTGGAAGAGGCGAAGACCAAGCTGCAATCAGCT GAGTTTCCTCTCGGAGATGCTCCGCTGGGTTCAAACTTCCTCTCTTCGTTGGTGCAGACAGCGATGAGCCTTGCCGATAA ACATCAGACGAAGGCGGATGCGGTGGAGCGAAGCGCCAACGAGGCTCTGAGCGACTCAGAGAAGAGTTTGTCTCTGGTCCGAACGCTCATGAACAAAGAGAACAAAGTCAAAGAGCTGATTGGAGATCTGAAAACCAC gtacGACCAGATCTCGGCTCAGGCGAAGGGCTTGGAGAACCGGGCGACCCGTCTTAGCGGCGAGGCCAGAGACGAGAGCAAAATGGCTGACGGCATGCTGAAAGACATCGCCAACATGGAGCGAGACGTCCCGTCACCCCTGAAG GAGGAGTTGGACGCCATGGTGACCAGGTTGGATGGTCTGAAGGAGGCAGTGGATGGGAGCATCCTGGGATACGAGGCGCTGCAGGACAGTGTGCAGCGAGACAAGGCCGCCACTGAGAACCTGCTGGCTAAAGGCAAATCCGCCCAGCAG GAGTTCGACAAGCTGCGGGACAGAGTCGATGTCGCCAAGGTCAACACCGAGGGCGCTCTGCAACGCATCACTAACAACATGGGCGAGCTGGACGACGCCCTAAACACCCTGAAAG gatTCGACCAGCAGATTGACGGCAGCAGGTCTCTGGCTGATGCCGCCATCGAGCGTCTTCCCGCCATCAACGCCACCATCCAGCAGGCCGTCAACAACAACGCAGAGACACTGTCCGTCTTGGGAGATGTGTCTGATGACTACAACAACGCACTGGGAACAATCAACCTGCTGGAGAACCTGGTCAACAGTCTGGAG GGAACATTCGGGTCTTTGCCGTCCCACGCTGGTCTCGCGAATGAAGCCACCAAACTGAACCAGGATGCAACAGGTCTGAGGGGGGACGCGGCCACTACAGCTAGAGATCTGGCTTTTGAGCTGAACAATGCCAGGGGGCAGGAGGCTGACGCTCAGGAG gctgctgTCGGAGCGGCTGCAGCTTTCAACAACGCCAGAGACGCCAAAGACGCTGTGGGAAAAACACTACGAGACATCAGCAGCATGCTGGCTAACATGA acAAACCCGGCGTTGTGGACGAGTCACATCTGAAGCGGCTGGAGGACTCTCTGGCCAACGCTCAGAGGGACGTGGAGGGCCAGCTGAGGCCTCGGCTGAGAGACATGGAGGACCAGGAGGCCGCCCAGCGACGCCGGCTGCACGGCATCAACACGGACATCGACACCATCCTGGGAGACATCACTAACCTGGAGGACATCCTGAGGGCCATCCCCAAAGGCTGCTACAACAGCCCGCCCATCGAGGAGGCCTGA